A genomic segment from Conger conger chromosome 2, fConCon1.1, whole genome shotgun sequence encodes:
- the sgf29 gene encoding SAGA-associated factor 29 encodes MALVSADTKISELLTELHQLIKQTQEERSRSEHNLLNIQKTHERMQTENKTSPYYRSKLRGLYTTAKADAEAECSILRHALDKIAEIKSLLEERRIAAKMAGVYSDSDPPRKTMRRGVLMTLLQQSAMTLPLWIGKPGDSPPPLCGAMPASSDYVAKPGDKVAARVKAVDGDEQWILAEVVSYSHSTNKYEVDDIDEEGKERHTLSRRRIIPLPQWKANPETDPEALFSKDQLVLALYPQTTCFYRALIHTPPHRPQDDYSVLFEDTSYADGYSPPLNVAQRYVVACKENKKK; translated from the exons ATGGCTTTGGTATCTGCAGACACCAAAATTTCAGAGTTACTTACTGAACTGCACCAGCTTATCAAGCAGACACAG GAGGAGCGTTCTCGCAGTGAACACAATCTTCTCAACATCCAGAAGACTCATGAAAGAATgcagacagaaaacaaaa CCTCTCCATATTACAGAAGTAAGCTGAGAGGGCTCTACACCACAGCAAAGGCAGATGCTGAGGCAGAGTGCAG TATTCTTCGTCATGCCTTGGACAAAATTGCAGAGATCAAGTCTTTACTGGAAGAAAGGAGAATTG CGGCAAAAATGGCGGGGGTGTACAGCGACAGCGACCCCCCCAGGAAGaccatgaggaggggagtgCTCATGACTCTTCTGCAGCAGTCGGCCATGACCTTACCTCTGTGGATAGGCAAGCCAGGAGATAG cccccctcctctgtgtgggGCCATGCCGGCCAGCAGTGACTATGTAGCCAAGCCAGGAGACAAAGTAGCAGCCAGGGTGAAAGCAGTGGATGGGGATGAACAGTGGATACTGGCAGAGGTGGTCAGCTATAGCCACTCCACCAACAA ATATGAAGTGGATGACATTGATGAAGAAGGGAAAGA GAGACATACACTGAGCAGGAGAAGGATTATACCACTGCCGCAGTGGAAGGCCAACCCAGAGACAGACCCTGAGGCACTCTTCAGTAAAGACCAGCTGGTGTTGGCCCTCTACCCTCAGACCACCTGTTTCTACAGAGCGCTCATACATACTCCCCCACACAGG CCCCAGGACGACTACTCTGTATTGTTTGAAGACACTTCCTATGCTGACGGATACTCTCCGCCCCTCAATGTGGCCCAGAGATATGTGGTGGCCTGCAAGGAGAACAAGaagaaatga
- the nupr1b gene encoding nuclear protein 1b, translating into MSFVDVKNMEPTTFEDRYYDEYEYYNLTDKFSGGASRKGRTKREASCNTNRPNPAGHERKITEKLQNAEKKAKE; encoded by the exons ATGAGTTTCGTGGACGTGAAGAATATGGAACCGACCACATTTGAAGACCGCTACTACGACGAATATGAATATTACAATCTTACTGACAAGTTCAGTG GTGGTGCTAGTCGTAAGGGGAGGACAAAGCGTGAAGCCAGCTGCAACACCAACAGACCTAACCCTGCAGGCCACGAGCGAAAGATAACTGAAAAATTGCAAaatgctgaaaagaaggccaaggaATGA
- the doc2a gene encoding double C2-like domain-containing protein alpha encodes MTVRKGKKLTISIQEHMAIDVCPGPIRPIRQISAYFPRLSPTSSISEPLSPNPAGFPSALSPGGGASMASTGGLLSPVLPGATGGGGGGGGTLSLMSSVDTSIEVDSCDSDDSTSLGTLEFDLLYERATSSLHCTVIKAKGLKPMDFNGLADPYVKLHLLPGACKANKLKTKIVRNTLNPVWNETLTYYGITEEDMYRKTLRVSVCDEDKLTHNEFIGESRVALRRVKPDQTKHYNICLEHPPPLPSPSAMSAALRGISCYLKEWESEQQRSLEERGRLLLSLQVLSASSEGDDEGQPTEGKRSGLCVGVRRCAHLAAMDVNGFSDPYVKTYLKPDLHKKSKHKTAVIKKTLNPEFNEEFFYEISFSELSSKTLEVTVWDYDLGKSNDFIGGVSLGCHSQGDALRHWVDCLKNKGKKVERWHTLTNELPGSIYHD; translated from the exons ATGACGGTGCGCAAGGGAAAGAAACTGACCATCTCCATCCAGGAACACATGGCCATCgatgtctgtcctggccccatcCGGCCAATCAGACAGATCTCTGCATACTTTCCACgcctctctcccacctcctcaATCTCTGAGCCCCTCTCCCCTAATCCAGCTGGCTTTCCATCAGCCCTCAGCCCAGGGGGTGGGGCCTCGATGGCAAGTACTGGTGGCCTGTTGTCTCCTGTGTTGCCAGGAGcaacagggggagggggtggtggaggtggcACGCTGTCTTTGATGAGCAGTGTGGACACGTCCATTGAGGTTGACAGCTGTGACAGTGATGACAGTA catctcttGGTACTCTGGAGTTTGATCTGCTGTATGAGAGAGCCACCAGTtccctgcactgcactgtgatAAAAGCAAAG GGCCTGAAGCCAATGGATTTCAATGGTTTAGCAGATCCCTATGTCAAGTTGCACCTGCTTCCTGGAGCCTGCAAG GCAAATAAACTGAAGACCAAGATTGTGCGCAACACTCTAAATCCAGTGTGGAATGAGACTCTGACTTACTATGGCATCACTGAGGAGGACATGTACAGAAAAACACTGAG GGTGTCAGTCTGCGATGAGGACAAGCTGACCCACAACGAGTTTATAGGGGAGTCACGGGTGGCACTGCGTCGTGTGAAGCCAGACCAGACCAAACACTACAACATTTGCCTTGAGCACCCACCTCCG CTGCCCTCCCCCTCCGCTATGAGTGCAGCACTCAGAGGGATCTCTTGCTACCTGAAAGAG TGGGAGAGTGAACAGCAAAGGagtctggaggagagggggcgcCTCCTTCTCTCCCTACAGGTCCTCTCCGCGTCCAGCGAGGGAGACGATGAAGGACAGCCCACAGAGGGGAAGCgcagtgggctgtgtgtgggggtccgCCGCTGTGCCCACCTGGCTGCCATGGACGTCAATGGCTTTTCTGACCCCTATGTCAAAAC GTACCTTAAGCCAGACCTGCACAAGAAATCCAAACATAAAACCGCCGTAATAAAAAAGACTCTGAACCCAGAATTTAATGAG GAGTTCTTTTATGAAATTTCTTTCTCAGAGCTGTCCAGTAAGACGCTGGAAGTCACTGTTTGGGACTATGACCTAGGGAAGTCCAATGACTTTATTG GTGGGGTGTCTTTGGGCTGTCACTCACAAGGAGATGCTCTCCGCCATTGGGTGGACTGTTTGAAGAACAAAGGCAAGAAGGTGGAGAGATGGCACACACTGACCAATGAGCTACCGGGATCAATTTACCATGACTAA